A genomic region of Bactrocera dorsalis isolate Fly_Bdor chromosome 3, ASM2337382v1, whole genome shotgun sequence contains the following coding sequences:
- the LOC105227702 gene encoding uncharacterized protein LOC105227702 isoform X2, translated as MFGSKLRSWMENHIGRPRKKGAKNKTINSNTVSAATAAGCSHEAYQHHVGSNKKISSSNSSAIFTLHHARSNGASSTSPSITANSSVSAAPTMTTVMVSPSTMSSFGANHHNGGGGGGGCGSGSGSGCGSVIASPVRRREVSPIQGHTQSRYGWQSPDQETITSPKSDNFLYAPQHRVRSQSHHTNHHHHQQQQHQQQPPYTVPNSKDNSSDDRSLQARSFTQSYGHHIPSQQQQPSQLPQNTVQHPADCSSSSISSLSWSTGSKEPSMNSSGNNNSNSKAGHNNCNNNSTFTKPLPTPEEQVNSTTDLRHFEEEDPNTVHYEEIRTILRHPDLCSSNYNSNNNSNNPFLIHERPKSEQLTSFTPARSLYADRRSQDDASTRYGRLLPSKIQSCSNSNDSLNANGSMTYVRSGSAEYISQHFQSSANGYVCSTSGEFSSSHQSGNLNNLATMHCQRSRLRGGRFGNGHVLNGTQPGASVAGVPLHSLSSPESAYSTGYSTDGTSPGAIYTPPEYYINMRTGTHYFPKSVNSLAIEAQRYKFGLNKIEEMSPIDPMPKTSFANASSLYKRADSYDMGQGCSNNNGTHHEPFIPLDAPHAIQHPESVGRHSPLPLRNTIVLPTLKGFESPSPRQRCRIRTNPWYLTTEANAPAAGSVSVQNVLAFLPPPPPTQPPPTAMSTTSDTSTISSSAHSTRLPEAVGTPSRHQKPGKMTTSGSSGGGRRELDAASTSSSGKRSSNATTDGRRVVQHIQQTSDMNNAGKVSAGYESTESSSSLTEVENMQKNYTPNTVRRKRAEQLQMKVGQPLAAVLASVCIISDERAGSNREPILSDDDATLNEMMGKFDESYVYEKETDILSDSDQTDCPSDLDTGQDAGDECDTDELLDIDFIDTSSMQEVSERRGSDCNLGSCYYYNQSPKSVHQHSGKRASVRSRRSSRSLKNGQEESHAVMATGNSSQRRRKRFLKTRKKSAENRNEQPNSPHKSRKSRSVGGTPVCVRRQRHITAKNRIYETSPLTNRSSSLVFTDVRDTKRFMTIAESERALLKADLEADVKYRQLIQEAESLLVSMKNSMQSIPRDTPVSSPRRVNPLANKRVEMLKNCETETRREQLKQAQQRSLDAIHLEKLQKQQQQELAAAINRRIDLLRHAPASAPNSPRFSRCSPRKTHITNFINQNVPPEVPALKSVEASKPPQSPQLQLNGRLMPQSTKSTTIQERRFRSQSPVSRHKLGAYLQRGQNFDSDSDSEFQNKDYEENQLRNDDYKEQPNKISDVDAVNHNYLPEFARLSRYDEADLSNHNVTNLKIKSGNSAADWQTRIMQACPQSEPLKRKVYSGSSTFERIKKSFDLEAEIPKQAMLAKIHNLRRRERQSSNARLNTHISSHDLHLAVGEYCTGDSEFAATNGDEVNKKQMILSTIADLKRSLESQSVELNGLNEDE; from the exons ATGTTCGGCTCGAAATTACGTTCATGGATGGAAAACCACATTGGGCGCCCGCGTAAGAAGGGcgccaaaaataaaactataaacag CAATACTGTCAGTGCCGCCACTGCCGCGGGCTGCAGTCATGAGGCATATCAGCATCACGTTGGTAGCAACAAAAAGATTTCCAGCAGCAATTCGAGCGCAATTTTTACGCTTCATCACGCGCGCAGTAACGGCGCGTCTTCCACGTCACCATCAATCACTGCCAACTCGTCCGTATCCGCGGCGCCGACAATGACGACAGTAATGGTTTCGCCCAGCACGATGTCCTCATTCGGTGCTAATCATCACAATGGTGGAGGTGGCGGTGGCGGCTGTGGCAGTGGTAGTGGAAGCGGTTGCGGCAGTGTCATTGCTAGTCCAGTCAGGCGTCGTGAAGTCTCGCCTATTCAAGGCCAT ACGCAGAGTCGTTACGGTTGGCAGTCACCGGATCAGGAGACAATCACTTCACCGAAATCCGACAATTTCCTATATGCGCCACAACATCGCGTACGCAGCCAATCGCATCACACAAATCACCATCAccatcaacagcagcaacatcaacaacaacctcCTTATACAGTGCCAAACAGCAAGGATAATTCAAGTGATGATCGTTCATTGCAAGCAAGGTCATTCACACAATCGTACGGTCACCATATACCATCACAACAGCAGCAACCCTCACAGCTGCCGCAGAATACAGTACAACATCCCGCCGATTGCTCTTCGTCATCAATTTCGTCGCTATCGTGGTCCACTGGCTCTAAAGAGCCTTCCATGAACTcaagcggcaacaacaacagcaatagtaaAGCTGGTCACAAcaattgcaataataatagtacGTTTACAAAACCTCTCCCTACACCCGAGGAACAAGTTAACAGTACTACAGATTTGCGACATTTCGAAGAGGAGGATCCAAATACCGTTCACTATGAGGAGATCCGCACTATTTTACGTCATCCTGATCTTTGTAGTTCTAATTACAATagtaacaacaatagcaataatccTTTTCTCATACATGAACGTCCCAAATCCGAGCAGCTCACCTCGTTTACACCAGCGCGTTCACTCTACGCGGACAGGCGTTCGCAGGATGACGCCTCCACGCGCTACGGACGTCTTTTGCCTTCGAAGATTCAAAGCTGCAGCAACTCGAATGACAGTTTGAATGCGAATGGCTCGATGACGTATGTAAGAAGTGGCAGCGCTGAATATATATCCCAACACTTTCAAAGTTCGGCTAATGGATATGTGTGCAGTACCTCGGGCGAGTTTTCTTCGAGTCATCAGTCTGgtaatttgaacaatttagcAACCATGCATTGTCAGCGCTCACGTTTGCGTGGCGGTCGGTTTGGCAATGGACACGTTCTAAACGGCACACAACCAGGGGCAAGTGTGGCTGGCGTACCGCTCCATAGTCTCTCATCGCCGGAAAGTGCTTACTCTACTGGCTATTCCACCGACGGTACTTCGCCAGGCGCCATTTACACGCCACCGGAATACTATATTAATATGCGTACCGGCACTCATTACTTTCCGAAGAGcgtaaactcgctggccatcgAGGCGCAGCGGTACAAATTTGGTCTgaataaaatagaagaaatgTCTCCCATAGATCCTATG CCAAAGACTTCATTCGCCAATGCTTCCAGCCTATACAAGCGCGCCGATTCGTATGATATGGGCCAaggttgcagcaacaacaacggcacgCATCATGAACCGTTCATACCATTAGATGCCCCACATGCCATCCAACATCCTGAAAGTGTTGGACGACATAGTCCCTTACCGTTACGTAACACTATTGTTTTGCCCACCTTGAAGGGTTTTGAAT CACCCTCCCCCAGACAACGTTGTCGCATACGTACGAATCCGTGGTATCTCACAACGGAAGCAAATGCACCAGCGGCAGGAAGTGTAAGCGTACAGAATGTGTTAGCATTTTTGCCACCACCGCCACCAACACAACCGCCGCCAACGGCGATGTCAACAACATCTGACACGTCGACGATTTCCTCGTCAGCGCACTCAACGAGGCTGCCTGAGGCTGTCGGCACGCCTTCGCGCCATCAGAAACCGGGTAAGATGACGACAAGTGGAAGTTCAGGAGGTGGGCGAAGAGAACTTGATGCCGCAAGCACATCGTCATCTGGAAAAAGATCCAGTAATGCAACAACGGATGGACGCCGGGTAGTGCAACACATCCAACAGACAAGTGACAT GAACAATGCTGGCAAGGTGTCTGCAGGGTATGAGTCGACAGAGAGCTCTTCGTCTTTGACTGAAGtggaaaatatgcaaaagaaCTACACACCCAACACTGTGCGTCGTAAGCGTGCAGAGCAATTGCAGATGAAGGTAGGTCAGCCTCTAGCTGCCGTGCTGGCGAGTGTGTGCATTATAAGTGATGAGCGTGCTGGAAGCAACAGGGAACCGATATTAAGTGATGATGATGCCACGCTAAACGAGATGATGGGAAAATTTGATGAGAGTTACGTGTATGAGAAGGAGACTGACATACTCAG TGATTCTGACCAAACGGATTGTCCCTCCGACTTAGACACCGGGCAGGATGCGGGAGATGAATGTGATACTGACGAGCTGCTCGACATAGACTTCATTGATACCTCATCTATGCAGGAGGTTTCTGAGCGTAGAGGCTCAGATTGCAATTTGGGTAGTTGTTATTACTACAACCAGAGTCCAAAGTCGGTGCATCAGCACAGTGGAAAACGCGCATCCGTTCGCTCGCGCAGAAGTTCAAGAAGTTTGAAAAATGGCCAAGAAGAAAGCCATGCCGTCATGGCTACTGGGAATAGTTCACAGCGACGGCGTAAGCGCTTTCTGAAGACACGCAAGAAGAGTGCCGAAAATCGTAACGAACAACCGAATTCACCACACAAATCTCGAAAGTCACGCAGTGTAGGTGGTACGCCAGTGTGCGTGCGCAGACAAAGACATATCACAGCGAAGAATAG GATTTATGAGACTTCGCCGCTTACAAATAGATCCAGCTCACTGGTGTTTACAGACGTACGAGATACTAAACGTTTTATGACAATCGCGGAGAGTGAACGGGCTTTGTTGAAAGCGGATTTGGAGGCAGATGTTAAATACAGACAACTCATACAGGAAGCTGAATCCCTACTAGTCTCCATGAAAAACAGTATGCAAAG CATACCACGTGACACACCCGTCTCAAGTCCACGACGAGTCAATCCTCTGGCCAACAAGCGAgtagaaatgttaaaaaactgTGAAACAGAAACACGCCGCGAACAGCTTAAGCAAGCGCAGCAACGATCTTTGGATGCTATCCATTTAGAAAAGCTacagaaacagcaacaacaagagttGGCGGCCGCTATTAATCGACGTATAGACCTACTGCGACATGCACCTGCGTCAGCACCTAATAGTCCACGGTTCAGTCGCTGCAGCCCAAGGAAAACCCACATAACGAATTTCATCAATCAAAATGTGCCACCAGAGGTACCAGCGCTCAAATCAGTAGAAGCATCAAAACCTCCACAGTCTCCACAGCTACAACTAAATGGCCGACTAATGCCACAGAGCACAAAATCCACAACCATACAAGAACGCAGATTCCGTAGCCAATCACCAGTGTCGCGACACAAGCTTGGTGCTTATTTGCAACGTGGTCAAAACTTCGATAGCGACTCTGATTCCGAGTTTCAAAACAAAGATTATGAGGAAAATCAACTAAGAAATGACGATTACAAAGAGCAACCGAACAAAATCTCGGATGTGGATGCTGTAAACCATAATTACTTGCCAGAGTTCGCACGACTTTCACGTTATGATGAAGCAGATTTGTCTAACCACAATGTGACCAATTTGAAGATAAAATCAGGCAATTCAGCTGCTGATTGGCAGACGCGAATAATGCAAGCTTGTCCTCAGAGCGAGCCGCTGAAGAGAAAGGTTTATAGCGGCAGCTCGACATTTGAGCGCATCAAAAAAAGTTTCGATTTGGAGGCGG AAATCCCAAAACAAGCAATGTTggcaaaaatacataatttgagGCGTCGGGAGCGTCAAAGCTCGAATGCACgtttaaacacacacataagcagTCACGACTTACATCTAGCAGTGGGAGAATATTGTACCGGTGATAGTGAATTTGCTGCCACCAACGGTGATGAGGTTAATAAAAAGCAAATGATCCTCAGTACAATTGCAGATCTGAAACGTAGTCTTGAGTCACAGAGCGTCGAGCTTAATGGACTCAATGAGGACgaatga
- the LOC105227702 gene encoding uncharacterized protein LOC105227702 isoform X1, giving the protein MFGSKLRSWMENHIGRPRKKGAKNKTINSNTVSAATAAGCSHEAYQHHVGSNKKISSSNSSAIFTLHHARSNGASSTSPSITANSSVSAAPTMTTVMVSPSTMSSFGANHHNGGGGGGGCGSGSGSGCGSVIASPVRRREVSPIQGHTQSRYGWQSPDQETITSPKSDNFLYAPQHRVRSQSHHTNHHHHQQQQHQQQPPYTVPNSKDNSSDDRSLQARSFTQSYGHHIPSQQQQPSQLPQNTVQHPADCSSSSISSLSWSTGSKEPSMNSSGNNNSNSKAGHNNCNNNSTFTKPLPTPEEQVNSTTDLRHFEEEDPNTVHYEEIRTILRHPDLCSSNYNSNNNSNNPFLIHERPKSEQLTSFTPARSLYADRRSQDDASTRYGRLLPSKIQSCSNSNDSLNANGSMTYVRSGSAEYISQHFQSSANGYVCSTSGEFSSSHQSGNLNNLATMHCQRSRLRGGRFGNGHVLNGTQPGASVAGVPLHSLSSPESAYSTGYSTDGTSPGAIYTPPEYYINMRTGTHYFPKSVNSLAIEAQRYKFGLNKIEEMSPIDPMPKTSFANASSLYKRADSYDMGQGCSNNNGTHHEPFIPLDAPHAIQHPESVGRHSPLPLRNTIVLPTLKGFESPSPRQRCRIRTNPWYLTTEANAPAAGSVSVQNVLAFLPPPPPTQPPPTAMSTTSDTSTISSSAHSTRLPEAVGTPSRHQKPGKMTTSGSSGGGRRELDAASTSSSGKRSSNATTDGRRVVQHIQQTSDMNNAGKVSAGYESTESSSSLTEVENMQKNYTPNTVRRKRAEQLQMKVGQPLAAVLASVCIISDERAGSNREPILSDDDATLNEMMGKFDESYVYEKETDILSSDSDQTDCPSDLDTGQDAGDECDTDELLDIDFIDTSSMQEVSERRGSDCNLGSCYYYNQSPKSVHQHSGKRASVRSRRSSRSLKNGQEESHAVMATGNSSQRRRKRFLKTRKKSAENRNEQPNSPHKSRKSRSVGGTPVCVRRQRHITAKNRIYETSPLTNRSSSLVFTDVRDTKRFMTIAESERALLKADLEADVKYRQLIQEAESLLVSMKNSMQSIPRDTPVSSPRRVNPLANKRVEMLKNCETETRREQLKQAQQRSLDAIHLEKLQKQQQQELAAAINRRIDLLRHAPASAPNSPRFSRCSPRKTHITNFINQNVPPEVPALKSVEASKPPQSPQLQLNGRLMPQSTKSTTIQERRFRSQSPVSRHKLGAYLQRGQNFDSDSDSEFQNKDYEENQLRNDDYKEQPNKISDVDAVNHNYLPEFARLSRYDEADLSNHNVTNLKIKSGNSAADWQTRIMQACPQSEPLKRKVYSGSSTFERIKKSFDLEAEIPKQAMLAKIHNLRRRERQSSNARLNTHISSHDLHLAVGEYCTGDSEFAATNGDEVNKKQMILSTIADLKRSLESQSVELNGLNEDE; this is encoded by the exons ATGTTCGGCTCGAAATTACGTTCATGGATGGAAAACCACATTGGGCGCCCGCGTAAGAAGGGcgccaaaaataaaactataaacag CAATACTGTCAGTGCCGCCACTGCCGCGGGCTGCAGTCATGAGGCATATCAGCATCACGTTGGTAGCAACAAAAAGATTTCCAGCAGCAATTCGAGCGCAATTTTTACGCTTCATCACGCGCGCAGTAACGGCGCGTCTTCCACGTCACCATCAATCACTGCCAACTCGTCCGTATCCGCGGCGCCGACAATGACGACAGTAATGGTTTCGCCCAGCACGATGTCCTCATTCGGTGCTAATCATCACAATGGTGGAGGTGGCGGTGGCGGCTGTGGCAGTGGTAGTGGAAGCGGTTGCGGCAGTGTCATTGCTAGTCCAGTCAGGCGTCGTGAAGTCTCGCCTATTCAAGGCCAT ACGCAGAGTCGTTACGGTTGGCAGTCACCGGATCAGGAGACAATCACTTCACCGAAATCCGACAATTTCCTATATGCGCCACAACATCGCGTACGCAGCCAATCGCATCACACAAATCACCATCAccatcaacagcagcaacatcaacaacaacctcCTTATACAGTGCCAAACAGCAAGGATAATTCAAGTGATGATCGTTCATTGCAAGCAAGGTCATTCACACAATCGTACGGTCACCATATACCATCACAACAGCAGCAACCCTCACAGCTGCCGCAGAATACAGTACAACATCCCGCCGATTGCTCTTCGTCATCAATTTCGTCGCTATCGTGGTCCACTGGCTCTAAAGAGCCTTCCATGAACTcaagcggcaacaacaacagcaatagtaaAGCTGGTCACAAcaattgcaataataatagtacGTTTACAAAACCTCTCCCTACACCCGAGGAACAAGTTAACAGTACTACAGATTTGCGACATTTCGAAGAGGAGGATCCAAATACCGTTCACTATGAGGAGATCCGCACTATTTTACGTCATCCTGATCTTTGTAGTTCTAATTACAATagtaacaacaatagcaataatccTTTTCTCATACATGAACGTCCCAAATCCGAGCAGCTCACCTCGTTTACACCAGCGCGTTCACTCTACGCGGACAGGCGTTCGCAGGATGACGCCTCCACGCGCTACGGACGTCTTTTGCCTTCGAAGATTCAAAGCTGCAGCAACTCGAATGACAGTTTGAATGCGAATGGCTCGATGACGTATGTAAGAAGTGGCAGCGCTGAATATATATCCCAACACTTTCAAAGTTCGGCTAATGGATATGTGTGCAGTACCTCGGGCGAGTTTTCTTCGAGTCATCAGTCTGgtaatttgaacaatttagcAACCATGCATTGTCAGCGCTCACGTTTGCGTGGCGGTCGGTTTGGCAATGGACACGTTCTAAACGGCACACAACCAGGGGCAAGTGTGGCTGGCGTACCGCTCCATAGTCTCTCATCGCCGGAAAGTGCTTACTCTACTGGCTATTCCACCGACGGTACTTCGCCAGGCGCCATTTACACGCCACCGGAATACTATATTAATATGCGTACCGGCACTCATTACTTTCCGAAGAGcgtaaactcgctggccatcgAGGCGCAGCGGTACAAATTTGGTCTgaataaaatagaagaaatgTCTCCCATAGATCCTATG CCAAAGACTTCATTCGCCAATGCTTCCAGCCTATACAAGCGCGCCGATTCGTATGATATGGGCCAaggttgcagcaacaacaacggcacgCATCATGAACCGTTCATACCATTAGATGCCCCACATGCCATCCAACATCCTGAAAGTGTTGGACGACATAGTCCCTTACCGTTACGTAACACTATTGTTTTGCCCACCTTGAAGGGTTTTGAAT CACCCTCCCCCAGACAACGTTGTCGCATACGTACGAATCCGTGGTATCTCACAACGGAAGCAAATGCACCAGCGGCAGGAAGTGTAAGCGTACAGAATGTGTTAGCATTTTTGCCACCACCGCCACCAACACAACCGCCGCCAACGGCGATGTCAACAACATCTGACACGTCGACGATTTCCTCGTCAGCGCACTCAACGAGGCTGCCTGAGGCTGTCGGCACGCCTTCGCGCCATCAGAAACCGGGTAAGATGACGACAAGTGGAAGTTCAGGAGGTGGGCGAAGAGAACTTGATGCCGCAAGCACATCGTCATCTGGAAAAAGATCCAGTAATGCAACAACGGATGGACGCCGGGTAGTGCAACACATCCAACAGACAAGTGACAT GAACAATGCTGGCAAGGTGTCTGCAGGGTATGAGTCGACAGAGAGCTCTTCGTCTTTGACTGAAGtggaaaatatgcaaaagaaCTACACACCCAACACTGTGCGTCGTAAGCGTGCAGAGCAATTGCAGATGAAGGTAGGTCAGCCTCTAGCTGCCGTGCTGGCGAGTGTGTGCATTATAAGTGATGAGCGTGCTGGAAGCAACAGGGAACCGATATTAAGTGATGATGATGCCACGCTAAACGAGATGATGGGAAAATTTGATGAGAGTTACGTGTATGAGAAGGAGACTGACATACTCAG CAGTGATTCTGACCAAACGGATTGTCCCTCCGACTTAGACACCGGGCAGGATGCGGGAGATGAATGTGATACTGACGAGCTGCTCGACATAGACTTCATTGATACCTCATCTATGCAGGAGGTTTCTGAGCGTAGAGGCTCAGATTGCAATTTGGGTAGTTGTTATTACTACAACCAGAGTCCAAAGTCGGTGCATCAGCACAGTGGAAAACGCGCATCCGTTCGCTCGCGCAGAAGTTCAAGAAGTTTGAAAAATGGCCAAGAAGAAAGCCATGCCGTCATGGCTACTGGGAATAGTTCACAGCGACGGCGTAAGCGCTTTCTGAAGACACGCAAGAAGAGTGCCGAAAATCGTAACGAACAACCGAATTCACCACACAAATCTCGAAAGTCACGCAGTGTAGGTGGTACGCCAGTGTGCGTGCGCAGACAAAGACATATCACAGCGAAGAATAG GATTTATGAGACTTCGCCGCTTACAAATAGATCCAGCTCACTGGTGTTTACAGACGTACGAGATACTAAACGTTTTATGACAATCGCGGAGAGTGAACGGGCTTTGTTGAAAGCGGATTTGGAGGCAGATGTTAAATACAGACAACTCATACAGGAAGCTGAATCCCTACTAGTCTCCATGAAAAACAGTATGCAAAG CATACCACGTGACACACCCGTCTCAAGTCCACGACGAGTCAATCCTCTGGCCAACAAGCGAgtagaaatgttaaaaaactgTGAAACAGAAACACGCCGCGAACAGCTTAAGCAAGCGCAGCAACGATCTTTGGATGCTATCCATTTAGAAAAGCTacagaaacagcaacaacaagagttGGCGGCCGCTATTAATCGACGTATAGACCTACTGCGACATGCACCTGCGTCAGCACCTAATAGTCCACGGTTCAGTCGCTGCAGCCCAAGGAAAACCCACATAACGAATTTCATCAATCAAAATGTGCCACCAGAGGTACCAGCGCTCAAATCAGTAGAAGCATCAAAACCTCCACAGTCTCCACAGCTACAACTAAATGGCCGACTAATGCCACAGAGCACAAAATCCACAACCATACAAGAACGCAGATTCCGTAGCCAATCACCAGTGTCGCGACACAAGCTTGGTGCTTATTTGCAACGTGGTCAAAACTTCGATAGCGACTCTGATTCCGAGTTTCAAAACAAAGATTATGAGGAAAATCAACTAAGAAATGACGATTACAAAGAGCAACCGAACAAAATCTCGGATGTGGATGCTGTAAACCATAATTACTTGCCAGAGTTCGCACGACTTTCACGTTATGATGAAGCAGATTTGTCTAACCACAATGTGACCAATTTGAAGATAAAATCAGGCAATTCAGCTGCTGATTGGCAGACGCGAATAATGCAAGCTTGTCCTCAGAGCGAGCCGCTGAAGAGAAAGGTTTATAGCGGCAGCTCGACATTTGAGCGCATCAAAAAAAGTTTCGATTTGGAGGCGG AAATCCCAAAACAAGCAATGTTggcaaaaatacataatttgagGCGTCGGGAGCGTCAAAGCTCGAATGCACgtttaaacacacacataagcagTCACGACTTACATCTAGCAGTGGGAGAATATTGTACCGGTGATAGTGAATTTGCTGCCACCAACGGTGATGAGGTTAATAAAAAGCAAATGATCCTCAGTACAATTGCAGATCTGAAACGTAGTCTTGAGTCACAGAGCGTCGAGCTTAATGGACTCAATGAGGACgaatga